A window of the Gemmatimonadota bacterium genome harbors these coding sequences:
- a CDS encoding chemotaxis protein CheW: MHDTMLLCTFRVATLEFGVEVMKVQEVLRAQSMTVVPLAPDAISGLVNLRGQIVTAIDMRRRLGLADRDPAEAAMNVIVRTDDGAVSLLVDDIGDVIEADPEATEPVPATVAPALRALISGVQRTAHSLLLVLDPEAAADLSAVPT; the protein is encoded by the coding sequence ATGCATGACACCATGCTGCTCTGCACCTTCCGCGTCGCGACGCTCGAGTTCGGCGTGGAGGTCATGAAGGTCCAGGAGGTCCTGCGCGCCCAGTCGATGACCGTCGTGCCGTTGGCGCCCGATGCGATCTCCGGTCTCGTGAACCTCCGCGGGCAGATCGTGACCGCGATCGACATGCGCCGCCGCCTCGGGCTCGCCGACCGTGATCCGGCCGAGGCGGCGATGAACGTCATCGTCCGCACCGACGATGGCGCCGTGAGCCTGCTCGTGGACGACATCGGGGACGTGATCGAGGCCGATCCCGAGGCGACGGAACCGGTCCCGGCGACCGTTGCGCCCGCATTGCGTGCGCTCATCTCCGGCGTACAGCGCACCGCCCACTCGTTGCTGCTCGTGCTCGACCCTGAAGCCGCCGCGGACCTCTCCGCGGTGCCCACCTGA
- a CDS encoding cyanophycinase: MTNRSKVLCFVVALAAVLVAPLASLGAQAAASQGTLYIVGGGPQPDALVQEFVDLAGGRGKARIIVFAMASEEGLTGGEEKAQDLRALGAVARNVWVDRAQAMTDSVARLLDGATGIWFGGGDQVRLADILRGTPTERAIHARYAAGAVIGGTSAGAAVMSRVMLTGDERRPGGARADSTLAWGTLEGDNVITAEGFALLTTAIVDQHFLRRKRYGRLLSLVIERAPHLGAGIDESTALVVGPDGRWRVRGASAVVIFDARRATRVGDAVQLQASDVRTHVLTDGGTFDPGTGIAVPGSKRAP; encoded by the coding sequence ATGACCAACCGTTCGAAGGTCCTGTGCTTCGTCGTCGCGCTCGCGGCGGTGCTGGTCGCGCCACTCGCGTCGCTCGGCGCGCAGGCGGCAGCATCGCAGGGCACATTGTACATCGTCGGGGGCGGCCCGCAGCCCGACGCCCTCGTGCAGGAGTTCGTGGACCTGGCCGGCGGGCGCGGCAAGGCGCGGATCATCGTCTTCGCGATGGCGAGCGAGGAGGGCCTCACCGGCGGGGAGGAGAAGGCGCAGGACCTCCGCGCGCTCGGCGCCGTCGCGCGGAATGTGTGGGTGGATCGCGCGCAGGCGATGACCGATTCGGTGGCGCGGCTCCTCGACGGCGCGACCGGCATCTGGTTCGGCGGCGGCGACCAGGTGCGGCTCGCCGACATCCTGCGTGGCACGCCCACGGAGCGCGCGATCCACGCACGCTACGCGGCGGGGGCGGTGATCGGCGGGACGTCGGCGGGCGCGGCGGTGATGTCGCGCGTGATGCTCACCGGCGACGAGCGGCGTCCCGGCGGCGCGCGCGCCGACTCGACGCTCGCGTGGGGCACGCTGGAGGGCGACAACGTCATCACCGCCGAGGGCTTCGCGCTCCTCACCACCGCGATCGTCGACCAGCACTTCCTTCGCCGCAAGCGCTACGGCCGGCTGCTCTCGCTCGTGATCGAGCGGGCACCGCACCTCGGTGCGGGGATCGACGAATCGACGGCGCTGGTGGTGGGGCCGGACGGGAGGTGGCGCGTGCGCGGTGCGAGCGCCGTGGTCATCTTCGACGCCCGGCGCGCGACGCGCGTGGGCGACGCCGTGCAGTTGCAGGCGAGTGACGTTCGGACGCACGTCCTCACCGACGGGGGAACGTTCGACCCCGGCACGGGCATCGCCGTACCGGGGTCGAAGCGCGCGCCCTGA
- a CDS encoding DUF2339 domain-containing protein — translation MHDEQPGSDRRRIEALEQVVRTLVTEVQRLRADVAGLRGVEAPAPLPSEPIATPAPAPMPMSEAAPAQPSAPTPPPRRPTSRGVVDGVVSGGLEQAVGRYGTLLVATVAILLGLGAFIQWAVARGLLGPEMRVALGAVAAIVLAVLGLRLRTRGSRTFGNALLAIALAVVHLVAWGAGPVLGLVPARAALAVAAIASAALAALALREGEEFLFLLGLGGALLAPFVTSEGSGHPGELLLFGGVVISAALLALRDPAWGIAPRLLSPSGLAYMSAALAGHRAADGDGARFWPALFALVLAIVGLVVAARGVRRVVVRALLFLVLVGILFAEGAAPAMPLTGVAYAMMGTLVLHALRRRSAAVDDGADNAYEVVGLPLLFLLAALYGNEAWHEPVGIPIAGGWIAVTTVFLLLDPAAQRARHLAVMLTTAFLATANLYQDDRDGRVPAFALVASMSILAFVRVPGRALQLPLTLALGAASVVGYVLIDVRRGYQLPPFVNEPALLGLTVVAAWLYFSVAAPRAFAVLDEGKTPWQARAPMVAIKAAGPVALFFWGRAELADAWSYDIATFLLIAYYAIVGVGLILFGRQREVDGLRQTGLALSLVAAGKGFISASDLDSVGLRIGSYLLVGAFFLGVAFLYRAKPAEEPVPE, via the coding sequence ATGCACGACGAACAGCCCGGATCGGACCGGCGCCGGATCGAGGCGCTGGAGCAGGTGGTACGCACGCTGGTGACCGAGGTGCAGCGCCTGCGCGCCGACGTCGCTGGACTGCGCGGCGTGGAGGCGCCGGCCCCGCTCCCTTCGGAGCCGATCGCGACGCCGGCGCCCGCTCCCATGCCGATGTCGGAGGCTGCGCCGGCTCAACCGTCCGCGCCCACCCCGCCGCCCCGTCGTCCGACCTCGCGCGGCGTCGTCGATGGCGTGGTCAGCGGCGGCCTCGAGCAGGCGGTCGGCCGCTACGGGACGCTCCTCGTGGCCACGGTCGCGATCCTCCTTGGGCTCGGCGCGTTCATCCAGTGGGCGGTGGCGCGTGGCCTCCTCGGCCCCGAGATGCGCGTGGCCCTCGGCGCCGTCGCCGCCATCGTGCTCGCCGTGCTCGGCCTGCGGCTACGCACCCGCGGGAGTCGCACCTTCGGCAACGCGCTCCTCGCGATCGCCCTCGCGGTGGTGCATCTCGTCGCGTGGGGAGCGGGGCCGGTGCTCGGGCTCGTGCCGGCGCGCGCCGCTCTCGCGGTCGCCGCCATCGCCAGCGCCGCGCTCGCGGCGCTCGCGCTCCGTGAAGGGGAGGAGTTCCTCTTCCTCCTCGGGCTCGGCGGCGCGCTGCTCGCGCCGTTCGTCACGTCGGAAGGGAGCGGGCATCCGGGCGAGCTGCTGCTCTTCGGTGGCGTCGTGATCTCGGCCGCCCTCCTCGCGCTGCGGGATCCCGCCTGGGGCATCGCGCCCCGGCTCCTCTCGCCCTCCGGGCTCGCGTACATGAGCGCCGCGCTCGCGGGGCACCGCGCCGCGGACGGGGACGGGGCCCGCTTCTGGCCGGCGCTCTTCGCGCTCGTCCTCGCGATCGTCGGACTCGTGGTCGCCGCGCGCGGCGTGCGCCGCGTGGTCGTGCGTGCGCTCCTGTTCCTGGTGCTCGTCGGCATCCTGTTCGCTGAAGGAGCCGCCCCGGCGATGCCGCTCACCGGCGTTGCGTACGCGATGATGGGCACTCTGGTGCTGCACGCCCTCCGCCGCCGCAGCGCGGCGGTGGACGACGGCGCGGACAACGCCTACGAGGTGGTCGGGCTGCCGCTGCTCTTCCTCCTCGCCGCGCTGTACGGGAACGAGGCGTGGCATGAGCCCGTCGGTATCCCCATCGCCGGGGGGTGGATCGCCGTCACCACGGTGTTCCTCTTGCTCGATCCGGCGGCGCAACGCGCGCGCCACCTCGCGGTGATGCTCACGACGGCATTCCTCGCCACGGCGAACCTGTACCAGGACGACCGCGACGGACGAGTGCCGGCCTTCGCACTCGTCGCGTCGATGAGCATTCTCGCCTTCGTCCGCGTGCCGGGGCGCGCGCTCCAGTTGCCGCTCACGCTCGCATTGGGCGCGGCATCCGTCGTCGGCTACGTGCTGATCGATGTGCGGCGCGGCTACCAGCTCCCCCCGTTCGTGAACGAGCCGGCGCTGCTCGGCCTCACCGTCGTCGCGGCCTGGCTCTACTTCTCGGTCGCCGCGCCGCGCGCCTTCGCGGTGCTGGACGAGGGGAAGACGCCCTGGCAGGCGCGTGCGCCCATGGTGGCGATCAAGGCCGCCGGGCCGGTCGCGCTGTTCTTCTGGGGGCGCGCCGAACTCGCCGACGCCTGGTCGTACGACATCGCCACCTTCCTGCTCATCGCCTACTACGCCATCGTCGGAGTGGGGCTGATCCTCTTCGGGCGCCAGCGCGAGGTCGACGGACTCCGGCAGACGGGGCTCGCGCTCTCGCTCGTCGCGGCCGGGAAGGGGTTCATCAGCGCGAGCGATCTCGACAGCGTCGGGTTGCGCATTGGCAGCTACCTGCTCGTCGGCGCCTTCTTCCTTGGCGTCGCCTTCCTCTATCGTGCCAAGCCGGCCGAGGAGCCCGTTCCGGAATGA
- a CDS encoding PAS domain-containing methyl-accepting chemotaxis protein translates to MSDSAKGPSDPSTRRRRPTDRPTTAKDRLSMPPTVGSYPSRRAPRAARPAAAAREAHVASGYLEALQRAQAVISYDADGRVTAVSEPYLRLVAHREEAVIGQQHRLFVSVEHAASAAYAALWSALRAGEPQSGEYPRVAEDGRTLWLQSTYTPIRDAHGVVSAVIEVAADVTARRQAAAHGEQMRQMLEQAPINVMFSDLSHTITYMNEASRRTLRRIEHSLPVKVDRIVGQSVDIFHKNPGHQRRLLSDPSLMPRRAVITVGDDKLDLLATAINGPDGTMVGVMVTWDLITERLRIEAREKELAESLRRTMAAVSGNAQALAAASEELSATSQQMSTSSDETSSQAGVVAAAAEEVTMNVATVATSAEEMSATVREVARSATDAARVAATAVRVAGETNERMGKLGASSHEIGKVIKVITSIAQQTNLLALNATIEAARAGEAGRGFAVVANEVKELAKQTAAATEDISHKIEAIQSDTRGSIAAIEEIGRIIGEISDIQNTIASAVEEQAATTSEIARNAAEAARGSEEISRNITSVSTAASDTAEGASGTLMASQELARLASELSAVVQSAEG, encoded by the coding sequence ATGTCCGATTCCGCCAAGGGTCCCTCGGACCCGTCCACCCGTCGTCGCCGACCCACCGATCGTCCCACCACCGCCAAGGACCGCCTGAGCATGCCTCCCACCGTCGGTAGCTATCCCTCGCGCCGCGCGCCACGCGCCGCCCGTCCGGCGGCGGCCGCGCGCGAGGCGCACGTCGCCTCGGGGTACCTCGAGGCGCTCCAGCGCGCGCAGGCGGTGATCTCTTACGACGCCGATGGGCGCGTCACCGCGGTGAGCGAGCCGTACCTTCGCCTCGTCGCGCATCGCGAGGAGGCCGTGATCGGCCAGCAGCACCGGCTGTTCGTGTCGGTCGAGCACGCGGCATCCGCCGCGTACGCCGCGCTCTGGTCGGCGCTCCGCGCGGGCGAGCCGCAGTCGGGCGAGTATCCGCGCGTCGCAGAGGACGGCCGCACGCTCTGGCTCCAGTCCACCTACACGCCCATCCGTGACGCGCACGGCGTTGTCTCCGCGGTCATCGAGGTCGCGGCGGACGTGACGGCCCGACGCCAGGCCGCGGCGCACGGCGAGCAGATGCGGCAGATGCTGGAACAGGCGCCGATCAATGTCATGTTCTCGGACCTCTCGCACACCATCACCTACATGAACGAGGCCTCGCGCCGCACGTTGCGGAGGATCGAGCACAGCCTTCCGGTGAAGGTCGATCGCATCGTCGGACAGTCGGTCGACATCTTCCACAAGAACCCGGGCCACCAGCGGCGCCTGCTGAGCGATCCGTCGCTGATGCCGCGCCGCGCCGTGATCACCGTCGGGGACGACAAGCTCGACCTGCTCGCCACCGCGATCAACGGTCCGGACGGCACGATGGTCGGCGTGATGGTGACCTGGGACCTCATCACCGAGCGACTGCGCATCGAGGCGCGGGAGAAGGAGCTGGCGGAGAGCCTCCGCCGCACCATGGCCGCGGTCTCCGGCAACGCGCAGGCGCTGGCCGCCGCCTCGGAGGAGCTCTCGGCGACCTCTCAGCAGATGAGCACCAGCTCGGACGAGACGAGCTCGCAGGCGGGCGTCGTCGCGGCGGCGGCCGAGGAGGTCACGATGAACGTCGCGACCGTCGCCACGAGCGCCGAGGAGATGAGTGCGACGGTACGCGAGGTCGCGCGCTCGGCCACCGATGCCGCGCGCGTCGCGGCGACGGCGGTGCGCGTCGCCGGCGAGACGAACGAGCGGATGGGCAAGCTCGGCGCGAGCTCGCACGAGATCGGCAAGGTGATCAAGGTCATCACGAGCATCGCGCAGCAGACCAACCTGCTCGCGCTGAACGCGACGATCGAGGCGGCACGTGCCGGCGAGGCCGGCCGCGGGTTCGCCGTGGTCGCCAACGAGGTGAAGGAACTGGCCAAGCAGACCGCTGCCGCGACGGAGGACATCAGCCACAAGATCGAGGCCATCCAGTCCGACACGCGGGGGTCGATCGCGGCGATCGAGGAGATCGGCCGGATCATCGGCGAGATCAGCGACATCCAGAACACGATCGCGAGCGCGGTGGAGGAGCAGGCGGCCACGACGAGCGAGATCGCGCGCAACGCGGCCGAGGCGGCGCGGGGCAGCGAGGAGATCTCGCGCAACATCACGAGCGTCTCGACGGCCGCGTCGGACACGGCGGAGGGTGCGTCGGGGACGCTGATGGCCTCGCAGGAGCTCGCGCGGCTCGCGTCGGAACTCTCGGCGGTGGTGCAGTCCGCCGAGGGCTGA
- a CDS encoding response regulator yields MAGVTTDVHGAPKRRARQQAFLTGGAMLLVLAVSMLTGWLSARKNAANQMQVELARLASTLTPLIDPALHAQLRDSAQTNSPAYRRAVAGLRAARHATTDVAFIYTVVRDGDAIRFVLDAADTGDADGDGVADQSYVGQAYEDADPAMLAALESGPHGTPAAATASAEPHADDWGSFVSGYAPLVDSAGRQYGIVGVDLTAQRYIDDQAKHTRAALLGLIPSLLLVMGAAWLVYVFRLKQLQSNAAIRDAQTASLRDAQTLAASERRTRTIIESTDVIVWEAAPHSWALTYLSARADRLGHARAAWEESGFWRSLIHDDDRDAAVERIELARRTGSPLRHQYRLRRADGTYCWVEEVSAPYRREDGSNARAGVFLDITEARRLRDAADVANRAKSEFLANMSHEIRTPLTAIIGYADLLRDAMKSVSRPERERTGIETIHVAGHHLLALINDILDLSRVESGRLEVESIETDLPGLLRDCERLLRPRAEAAGIGFSIMWRTQLPGRLRTDATRLRQILLNIAGNAIKFTRSGGVSVSVAMESAASPADGAHGLVINVTDSGPGMTAAQAEKVFEPFVQADSSVTRLHGGTGLGLAISRRLARLMGGDVTILRTVEGAGSTFRIRVVVDVTGGQAWFDATDTRPTVGTPAATAAVHAPPGTPAPLAARVLVAEDNAVNRTLLLHYLQGTGLEVATAGDGQEALDALTAAAATGAPFALLITDMQMPRMDGYTLARTLRARGETMPIVALTAHAMAEDRALCLAAGCDEYATKPLDLLALRATLARLLETAKTRATAVSA; encoded by the coding sequence GTGGCTGGAGTGACCACCGACGTGCATGGCGCGCCGAAGCGGCGCGCGCGACAGCAGGCGTTCCTGACCGGCGGCGCGATGCTGCTCGTCCTCGCCGTCTCGATGCTCACCGGCTGGCTGTCGGCGCGGAAGAACGCCGCGAACCAGATGCAGGTGGAGCTGGCACGGCTCGCGAGCACGCTCACGCCGCTCATCGACCCGGCCCTGCACGCGCAGCTCCGCGACTCGGCACAGACGAACTCGCCCGCCTACCGGCGCGCGGTCGCGGGGCTGCGCGCCGCGCGGCACGCGACGACCGACGTCGCCTTCATCTACACGGTGGTCCGCGACGGCGACGCGATCCGCTTCGTCCTCGACGCCGCCGACACCGGCGACGCGGACGGCGACGGGGTCGCCGACCAGTCCTACGTGGGTCAAGCCTATGAGGACGCCGACCCCGCCATGCTCGCCGCACTCGAGAGCGGGCCGCACGGCACACCGGCCGCCGCGACGGCGAGCGCCGAGCCGCACGCGGACGACTGGGGCAGCTTTGTGAGCGGGTATGCGCCGCTCGTCGACTCCGCGGGGCGGCAGTACGGCATCGTCGGCGTGGACCTCACCGCCCAGCGCTACATCGACGACCAGGCCAAGCACACGCGCGCGGCGCTGCTCGGGCTCATCCCGTCCCTGCTGCTGGTGATGGGCGCCGCTTGGCTCGTCTACGTCTTCCGGCTCAAGCAGTTGCAGTCCAACGCCGCGATCCGGGATGCGCAGACGGCGAGTCTCCGCGATGCGCAGACCCTCGCGGCGAGCGAGCGCCGCACGCGCACGATCATCGAGAGCACCGACGTCATCGTCTGGGAGGCCGCCCCGCACTCGTGGGCGCTCACCTACCTCTCCGCGCGGGCTGACCGTCTCGGGCACGCGCGCGCGGCGTGGGAGGAGTCGGGCTTCTGGCGGAGCCTGATCCACGACGACGACCGGGACGCCGCGGTCGAGCGGATCGAACTCGCTCGCCGCACCGGGTCACCGCTCCGGCACCAATATCGTCTCCGCCGCGCCGATGGGACCTACTGCTGGGTCGAGGAGGTCTCGGCACCCTATCGCCGCGAGGACGGGTCGAACGCGCGCGCCGGTGTGTTCCTCGACATCACCGAGGCGCGCCGTCTTCGCGACGCGGCTGACGTCGCCAACCGGGCCAAGAGCGAGTTCCTCGCGAACATGAGTCACGAGATCCGCACGCCGCTCACCGCGATCATCGGCTATGCGGACCTCCTGCGAGATGCCATGAAGAGCGTCTCGCGCCCGGAACGCGAGCGCACCGGCATCGAGACCATCCACGTGGCGGGGCATCATCTCCTCGCGCTGATCAACGACATCCTCGACCTTTCGCGCGTCGAGTCCGGCCGGCTCGAGGTCGAATCGATCGAGACCGACCTGCCCGGCCTGCTCCGCGACTGCGAACGGCTGCTCCGGCCGCGCGCCGAGGCGGCAGGCATCGGCTTCTCGATCATGTGGCGGACGCAGCTCCCGGGGCGCCTGCGCACGGACGCCACGCGCCTGCGGCAGATCCTGCTCAACATCGCGGGCAACGCCATCAAGTTCACGCGGAGCGGCGGCGTGTCCGTGAGCGTGGCGATGGAGTCGGCGGCCTCGCCCGCCGACGGGGCGCACGGCCTGGTGATCAATGTGACCGACAGCGGTCCCGGGATGACCGCCGCGCAAGCGGAGAAGGTGTTCGAACCGTTCGTACAGGCGGACTCGAGCGTCACGCGACTCCACGGCGGGACCGGGCTCGGACTCGCCATCTCGCGTCGCCTCGCGCGGCTCATGGGCGGCGACGTGACGATCCTGCGCACGGTCGAGGGGGCGGGTTCGACCTTCCGCATCCGGGTGGTCGTCGACGTCACGGGAGGGCAGGCGTGGTTCGACGCGACCGACACGCGCCCGACGGTCGGCACGCCGGCGGCGACCGCCGCGGTCCACGCGCCGCCGGGGACGCCAGCGCCGCTCGCCGCACGGGTGCTCGTGGCCGAGGACAACGCGGTCAACCGCACGCTCCTCCTGCACTACCTGCAGGGCACCGGCCTTGAGGTCGCGACCGCCGGTGACGGACAGGAGGCGCTCGACGCCCTCACCGCCGCCGCCGCGACGGGCGCCCCTTTCGCGCTGCTGATCACCGACATGCAAATGCCGCGCATGGACGGCTACACCCTCGCCCGCACGCTGCGCGCGCGCGGCGAGACGATGCCCATCGTCGCCCTCACCGCGCACGCGATGGCCGAGGACCGCGCGCTCTGCCTGGCCGCCGGATGCGACGAGTACGCCACCAAGCCGCTCGACCTGCTGGCGTTGCGGGCGACGCTGGCCCGCCTCCTCGAGACCGCCAAGACGCGCGCCACCGCCGTCTCCGCATAG
- a CDS encoding zinc-dependent metalloprotease — protein sequence MKSSSLLLATLAALAACTPPATPAAGAPAPRPGAAPAPTTPGTPPGPPTGGQPGGQGGGPGGAGGPGGAAGQPPAPRPYATVITPRAVTQNGLLKVHRVGEQLFFEIPASALNKEMLLISRNVESTLQSPAGFFGGGSRNIVQWERAGNRVVLRAKDFDLQADTTSAIWNVVKGFRKGAVLASYNVAAYGPDSAAVVDVSDLFLSNIPELGPIAGIQRNKSWVEQTWAFPENIDVEVTQSGAAPPAGAGGFPGAPGGGGTARSQTVRVHYSMLKLPDQPMMPRWEDERVGYISSSFYDMSSREHEARSRSFIHRFKLVKKDPAAAVSDPVEPIIYWIDPATPDWLKPWIVSGVNKWQDAFRKAGFSNAIFGRVAPTPQQDPNFSMYDARNSAIYWNPSTVANATGGQVVDPRSGQILKGEVNMYHNIMQLQKEWYFIQVSPLDARARTLPLPDSLMGRLVEYVVTHEIGHSIGFPHNMKSSAQYPVDSIRSRSFLERMNGHVATLMDYSRFNYVAQPEDSIPPHLLIPQVGPYDDFAVRWGYAPIPGARTADDEKATLDQWAREQDRFPWLRFTTPDAEADPENLTEAVGDADAVKATTLGMRNLTRVVSSLIPVAEKPGENYDELEELYIAAVDQWGRYMSHVGAIVGGAYTQERYGTGARFRPLERARQQEAVRYLNATAFQVPPMFLDTAILRRIENAGVVERFRTRQAGVVNSLLGMARLNRLIEFEALAGNPREAYTVADLMGDMRAGIFGELSQGSVRVNVFRRNLQRSFLATADARLNPPAPAAAAAAAFGGPAPLAANSDVRAALRAALQDIDALAAQALPKAADGMTRIHLRDLRTEIKRILDLEE from the coding sequence ATGAAGTCCAGTTCGCTCCTTCTCGCCACGTTGGCCGCGCTCGCGGCCTGCACGCCGCCGGCGACGCCGGCCGCCGGCGCTCCCGCGCCGCGCCCAGGCGCCGCGCCCGCCCCCACCACGCCGGGCACGCCACCCGGCCCGCCGACCGGCGGTCAGCCGGGTGGTCAGGGTGGTGGCCCCGGCGGCGCCGGTGGGCCTGGCGGTGCGGCGGGCCAGCCCCCCGCCCCGCGTCCCTACGCCACGGTGATCACCCCGCGCGCGGTGACGCAGAACGGCCTGCTCAAGGTCCATCGCGTGGGCGAGCAGCTCTTCTTCGAGATCCCCGCGAGCGCGCTCAACAAGGAGATGCTGCTCATCTCGCGCAACGTCGAGAGCACGCTCCAGAGCCCGGCCGGCTTCTTCGGCGGCGGTTCGCGCAACATCGTGCAGTGGGAGCGCGCCGGGAACCGCGTGGTGCTCCGCGCCAAGGACTTCGACCTCCAGGCCGACACCACCTCGGCGATCTGGAACGTGGTGAAGGGCTTCCGGAAGGGCGCGGTGCTCGCGTCGTACAACGTCGCCGCGTACGGGCCGGACAGCGCGGCCGTCGTCGACGTGAGCGACCTGTTCCTCAGCAACATCCCCGAGCTCGGACCCATCGCCGGCATCCAGCGCAACAAGAGCTGGGTGGAGCAGACGTGGGCGTTCCCCGAGAACATCGACGTCGAGGTGACGCAGAGCGGCGCCGCGCCGCCGGCAGGCGCGGGCGGTTTCCCCGGCGCGCCGGGTGGCGGCGGGACCGCGCGCTCGCAGACGGTCCGCGTGCACTACTCGATGCTCAAGCTCCCCGACCAGCCGATGATGCCGCGCTGGGAGGACGAGCGCGTGGGCTACATCTCGAGCTCGTTCTACGACATGTCGAGCCGCGAGCATGAGGCGCGCTCGCGCAGCTTCATCCATCGCTTCAAGCTCGTGAAGAAGGACCCGGCCGCGGCCGTCTCCGACCCGGTCGAGCCCATCATCTACTGGATCGACCCGGCGACGCCGGATTGGCTCAAGCCGTGGATCGTGAGCGGCGTGAACAAGTGGCAGGACGCCTTCCGGAAGGCGGGCTTCTCCAACGCCATCTTCGGCCGCGTGGCGCCCACCCCGCAGCAGGACCCGAACTTCTCCATGTACGACGCCCGCAACTCGGCGATCTACTGGAACCCGAGCACCGTCGCCAATGCGACCGGTGGCCAGGTCGTCGACCCGCGTTCAGGACAGATCCTGAAGGGCGAGGTCAACATGTACCACAACATCATGCAGTTGCAGAAGGAGTGGTACTTCATCCAGGTCTCGCCACTGGATGCGCGCGCCCGCACGCTGCCGCTCCCCGACTCGCTCATGGGGCGCCTCGTCGAGTACGTCGTCACGCACGAGATCGGCCACTCGATCGGCTTCCCGCACAACATGAAGTCGTCGGCGCAGTACCCGGTCGACTCCATCCGCAGCCGCAGCTTCCTCGAGCGGATGAACGGCCACGTGGCGACGCTCATGGACTACTCGCGCTTCAACTACGTCGCGCAGCCCGAGGACAGCATCCCGCCGCACCTGCTCATCCCGCAGGTCGGACCGTACGACGACTTCGCCGTCCGCTGGGGCTACGCGCCCATCCCGGGCGCGCGCACGGCGGACGACGAGAAGGCGACGCTCGACCAGTGGGCCCGCGAGCAGGATCGCTTCCCGTGGCTGCGCTTCACCACGCCCGACGCTGAGGCCGACCCGGAGAACCTGACCGAAGCGGTCGGTGACGCCGATGCGGTGAAGGCGACGACGCTCGGCATGCGCAACCTCACCCGCGTCGTGAGCTCCCTCATCCCCGTCGCCGAGAAGCCGGGCGAGAACTACGACGAGCTCGAGGAGCTGTACATCGCGGCCGTCGACCAATGGGGGCGCTACATGAGCCACGTCGGCGCGATTGTCGGCGGTGCCTACACGCAGGAGCGCTACGGCACGGGCGCGCGCTTCCGCCCGCTCGAGCGCGCGCGCCAGCAGGAAGCGGTCCGCTACCTCAATGCGACGGCCTTCCAGGTCCCGCCCATGTTCCTCGACACGGCGATCCTCCGCCGCATCGAGAACGCTGGCGTCGTCGAGCGGTTCCGCACGCGGCAGGCCGGCGTGGTGAACTCGCTCCTCGGCATGGCGCGGCTCAACCGCCTCATCGAGTTCGAGGCGCTCGCCGGCAACCCGCGTGAGGCCTACACCGTCGCCGACCTCATGGGCGACATGCGCGCCGGCATCTTCGGCGAGCTGTCACAGGGGTCGGTGCGGGTGAACGTCTTCCGCCGCAACCTGCAGCGGTCGTTCCTCGCGACGGCCGATGCGCGGCTCAACCCGCCGGCCCCGGCAGCGGCCGCGGCGGCGGCCTTCGGTGGCCCGGCCCCGCTCGCGGCCAACAGCGACGTGCGCGCGGCCCTGCGCGCGGCGCTGCAGGACATCGATGCCCTCGCGGCGCAGGCGCTCCCCAAGGCCGCCGACGGCATGACCCGGATCCACCTGCGCGACCTGCGCACGGAGATCAAGCGGATCCTCGACCTCGAGGAGTAG